The following nucleotide sequence is from Methanomassiliicoccales archaeon.
ACTAATTACCACCAATAATTATAATCTAAAAACCATAATAAAAAGTTTTTTGAATGAAAATTGATTACTACTCCCGTAACCTTGAATAAGAGCTGGACAACTGCCAACAACACAAACAAAAAGGTAAAAATTGTTCAAATCACAATAACGCTCACTAAATAGAAAGAAGCCACTTCCACAGAGGTACTACCTTAATTTCCTTCCCTTTCTCTTTAATCACATCCTCCTGATCCCATGTGATAATGAAAAGATTATTACAACCGAGCTCTCTCGATGCTCTGATTAAGGCGGAGACTTCCCTTTCATAGTTGGTATTATTGATTTCATAGGTAACCTGAAGTATTTCTCTTACACTCTCCTTTTCCTTTAGAACAAAATCCACCTCTTTATTATCCCCTGTCCTGTAATAAAATAGGTCTCTATTTGGCTCCAGACCTGCCTTCAAAAGTTCTACAAAAATCAAATTCTCCAGCAGCCTACCCTCATCTTCAATACCCAAAACGGCCAGCAACCCATTGTCCACCAAATATGGTTTAAATCCATACAACTCTTGCAACTTATACGATTTCGTCAAGGGTTTGAGAGCATAAAAGATCAAAGAGTCCTCCAAGTACTCCAAATAATTTGCAACCGTTGTTTTTCCAACTTCAATACCAATTCCCTTCAAGTTTTTATAAGCCTTGGAAATAGAAAGATGTGATGATGAGGCAAGCA
It contains:
- a CDS encoding ATP-binding protein, giving the protein GRSVPIRVYPFSFREILVSHGIKVDRFYSTYEEAKIKKLLRQYLLWGGYPEVILDFSLRRAILQEIVDLTIYRDIIERWRVTNIKALRVLFKMLASSSHLSISKAYKNLKGIGIEVGKTTVANYLEYLEDSLIFYALKPLTKSYKLQELYGFKPYLVDNGLLAVLGIEDEGRLLENLIFVELLKAGLEPNRDLFYYRTGDNKEVDFVLKEKESVREILQVTYEINNTNYEREVSALIRASRELGCNNLFIITWDQEDVIKEKGKEIKVVPLWKWLLSI